Proteins from a genomic interval of Cyanobium sp. AMD-g:
- a CDS encoding FecR family protein yields the protein MRHRLSSALPSLSFLPILILLAGPAVGPLPVEASESAVVQEILDGNEMFIDGKTAKVKQKAVAPQKVSTQNSRGQIRFDSGAAGRLNRFALLKLGQGCFLIEKGQILVSGKQSGCTRSARLSVRGTNYLLDVSESGESEISVLEGSVEVEPLADGEPTGKPATTVEAGNKLRLSASGVVLALLGLSVSDYNGILGGPLFQGFRVPLPAYGSLESYIRSRVPGVNLPVPISPPSLPFGLPRFF from the coding sequence ATGCGCCACCGCCTGTCGAGCGCCCTGCCGAGCCTGTCGTTCCTGCCGATCCTGATCCTGCTGGCGGGTCCGGCCGTCGGGCCGCTGCCGGTGGAGGCCTCCGAAAGTGCCGTTGTGCAGGAGATCCTTGATGGCAACGAGATGTTCATCGATGGCAAGACGGCCAAGGTGAAGCAGAAGGCCGTCGCCCCCCAGAAGGTCAGCACCCAGAACAGCCGGGGCCAGATCCGTTTCGACAGCGGCGCCGCCGGCCGCCTCAACCGCTTCGCCCTGCTCAAGCTGGGCCAGGGATGCTTCCTGATCGAGAAGGGCCAGATTCTGGTGTCGGGCAAACAGAGCGGTTGCACCCGTTCCGCCCGCCTCAGCGTGCGGGGCACCAACTACCTCCTCGACGTCAGCGAGTCAGGGGAGTCGGAGATCTCCGTGCTGGAGGGGTCCGTGGAGGTGGAACCTCTCGCCGATGGGGAGCCCACCGGCAAACCCGCCACCACGGTGGAGGCGGGCAACAAGCTGCGGCTCTCGGCCAGCGGGGTGGTGCTGGCGCTGCTGGGGCTCAGCGTGAGCGACTACAACGGCATCCTCGGCGGCCCCCTGTTCCAGGGGTTCCGGGTGCCCCTGCCGGCCTATGGCTCCCTGGAGAGCTACATCCGCTCCCGGGTGCCGGGGGTGAACCTGCCGGTGCCGATCAGTCCGCCGTCGCTGCCCTTCGGCCTGCCGCGCTTCTTCTGA
- a CDS encoding FecR family protein: MRPHRLLLTALTAALAWPGGSVASPVGSAVVQEILDGRELYIEKRQAQVREKAVVPELVRTQNSRGQLGFAGGAAGRLNRFTQLRLGSTCFLLSSGQILVSGPQNGCTRSSRLSTRGTNYLVTLLDGGDQEVAVLEGSVELQPLADGRPLPGAPILVAGGTRVRLSSQGDVLWQRPLTADDYAAILRGPLFQDFTAPLPGMAALEAFVQRRFPGVIAAPPRPAVSRDPLVEIINRYRAQGGRPALQPLPAPLAAENAAYLAPVLEGVLASRDCDHDRTLWGAFQERMAAKGRLMPTSEVIACPMPAGAWNPELIVSRWMGSPLHTQILINRPKAQAIDCVRLERSGRAVAICTLWSPLSR, translated from the coding sequence ATGCGACCCCACAGGCTTCTGTTGACGGCCCTGACGGCGGCCCTGGCCTGGCCCGGCGGCAGCGTGGCGAGCCCGGTTGGATCGGCAGTCGTGCAGGAGATCCTTGATGGCCGGGAGCTGTACATCGAAAAGCGCCAGGCCCAGGTGCGGGAGAAGGCGGTCGTGCCCGAACTGGTCCGCACCCAGAACAGCCGCGGCCAGCTGGGCTTCGCCGGTGGTGCCGCCGGCCGCCTCAACCGCTTCACCCAGCTGCGCCTCGGCAGCACCTGCTTCCTGCTCAGCAGCGGCCAGATCCTGGTGTCCGGTCCCCAGAACGGTTGCACCCGCTCCTCGCGGCTGAGCACCCGGGGAACCAACTACCTGGTCACCCTGCTCGACGGCGGCGATCAGGAGGTGGCGGTGCTGGAGGGCTCGGTGGAGCTCCAGCCCCTCGCCGATGGACGGCCCCTGCCTGGGGCGCCGATCCTCGTGGCGGGGGGCACCAGGGTGCGGCTCTCCAGCCAGGGGGATGTGCTCTGGCAGCGACCGCTCACGGCGGACGATTACGCCGCCATCCTCCGCGGCCCCCTGTTCCAGGACTTCACGGCGCCCCTGCCCGGCATGGCGGCGCTGGAGGCCTTCGTGCAGCGCCGCTTCCCCGGCGTGATCGCCGCCCCACCCAGGCCGGCGGTCAGCCGTGACCCCCTGGTGGAGATCATCAACCGCTACCGGGCCCAGGGCGGGCGCCCCGCCCTGCAACCCCTGCCGGCGCCCCTGGCCGCCGAGAATGCCGCCTATCTGGCCCCGGTGCTCGAGGGGGTGCTGGCCAGCCGCGACTGCGACCACGACCGCACCCTCTGGGGGGCGTTCCAGGAGCGCATGGCGGCGAAGGGCAGGCTCATGCCCACCAGTGAGGTGATCGCCTGCCCGATGCCGGCTGGCGCCTGGAACCCTGAGCTGATCGTGTCGCGCTGGATGGGCTCGCCCCTGCACACCCAGATCCTGATCAACCGTCCGAAGGCCCAGGCCATCGACTGCGTGCGCCTGGAGCGCTCCGGCCGGGCCGTCGCCATCTGCACGCTGTGGAGCCCGCTGTCGCGATGA
- a CDS encoding adenylate/guanylate cyclase domain-containing protein: MEPAVAMKARRRTFRVLVVAVLAWVGVSSGWPGPRMRVWERGVEQQLLLLRGPRRPPPKVVLVTVDDATLQQGDWFEEQGRIPEWARGVGSLPWPRATYGMVAEKLLQAGAKAVAVNVVFEGPSGKGEGDDEALELRLRRYPGRVALAAEMLESNDTQGAGSLTFVRPERFLAAIGGTGALGLTNILAGTSSEPSRHPEAYASGVLPARGAEGHSALSSTLLRLGGQRSRQGDRASALNFYGPEGSFQRLPAWEVLDPARWQTHPLRKDVKGALVLLGPVVAQGTDGYPTPFGPLSGLEVLATATANSLQGDGLQPWPRSAPGRALLALLPLLLVLAAARRWTDLRWRLTLVVLVLVLQGAVVAVALQQANRWLPLLAPASGLVLLGLLYGGDAYLREGQERRRLRRTFERYVAPGVVAEILSDPESAQGILRGRLLEVTVLMTDIKGFTVLTKQRSGEGQSELHVLQLNEYLGAMVEVVMAHGGTVDKFIGDAVMAVFGSPVSRGVAEEASQAVRCALAMRAALAGLNEDWARRGIATLDNGIGLASGQVMVGQIGSPRRMEFTVIGDTVNLSARLESATRNVDAAVVCDAQTASLITADPGLAARSLGPQAVKSLGEVEIFTVALADQASR, translated from the coding sequence GTGGAGCCCGCTGTCGCGATGAAGGCGCGACGCCGCACCTTCAGGGTCCTGGTGGTGGCTGTGCTGGCCTGGGTGGGGGTCAGTTCCGGCTGGCCCGGGCCCCGGATGCGGGTCTGGGAACGGGGGGTGGAGCAGCAACTGCTGCTGCTGCGTGGCCCGCGCCGGCCGCCGCCGAAGGTGGTGCTGGTCACGGTCGATGACGCCACCCTGCAGCAGGGCGACTGGTTCGAGGAGCAGGGCCGCATCCCGGAATGGGCCAGGGGCGTCGGCAGCCTGCCCTGGCCCCGGGCCACCTACGGGATGGTGGCGGAGAAGCTGCTTCAGGCCGGCGCCAAGGCGGTGGCTGTGAATGTGGTCTTTGAGGGGCCCAGCGGCAAGGGTGAGGGCGATGACGAGGCCCTGGAGCTGCGCTTGCGGCGTTACCCCGGCCGGGTCGCCCTGGCGGCGGAGATGCTCGAGTCCAACGACACCCAGGGGGCTGGCTCGCTCACCTTCGTGCGGCCGGAGCGCTTCCTGGCGGCCATCGGCGGCACCGGCGCCCTCGGGCTCACCAACATCCTCGCCGGTACCTCCAGCGAGCCCAGCCGCCACCCCGAGGCCTACGCCAGCGGCGTGCTCCCAGCCCGCGGCGCCGAGGGCCACAGCGCCCTCTCCTCCACCCTGCTGCGGCTGGGGGGCCAGCGGAGCCGCCAGGGCGACCGGGCCAGCGCGCTCAATTTCTATGGCCCGGAGGGCAGCTTCCAGCGCCTGCCGGCCTGGGAGGTGCTCGACCCCGCGCGCTGGCAGACCCATCCCCTGCGCAAGGACGTGAAGGGGGCCCTGGTGCTGCTCGGCCCGGTGGTCGCCCAGGGAACCGATGGCTACCCCACCCCCTTCGGACCCCTGTCGGGACTGGAGGTGCTGGCCACCGCCACCGCCAACTCGCTGCAGGGGGACGGGCTGCAGCCCTGGCCCCGCAGCGCGCCGGGACGGGCCCTGCTGGCCCTGCTGCCGCTGCTGCTGGTGCTGGCGGCGGCCCGCCGTTGGACCGACCTGCGCTGGCGCCTCACCCTTGTGGTTCTGGTGCTGGTCCTCCAGGGGGCTGTTGTCGCCGTGGCGCTGCAGCAGGCCAACCGCTGGCTGCCGCTGCTGGCGCCCGCCTCGGGCCTGGTCCTGCTGGGCCTGCTCTACGGGGGGGATGCCTACCTGCGGGAGGGGCAGGAGCGGCGCCGGCTGCGCCGCACCTTCGAGCGCTACGTGGCGCCCGGCGTGGTGGCGGAGATCCTCTCCGACCCGGAATCGGCCCAGGGCATCCTGCGCGGCCGCCTGCTCGAGGTGACCGTGCTGATGACCGACATCAAGGGCTTCACGGTGCTCACCAAGCAGCGCAGCGGCGAGGGCCAGAGCGAGTTGCACGTGCTCCAGCTCAACGAGTATCTGGGCGCCATGGTGGAGGTGGTGATGGCCCATGGCGGCACCGTCGACAAGTTCATCGGCGATGCGGTGATGGCGGTGTTCGGCTCACCGGTGAGCCGGGGGGTGGCCGAAGAGGCCAGCCAGGCGGTGCGCTGCGCCCTGGCCATGCGGGCGGCCCTGGCCGGCCTCAACGAGGACTGGGCGCGGCGGGGCATCGCCACGCTCGACAACGGCATCGGTCTGGCCAGCGGCCAGGTCATGGTGGGTCAGATCGGCAGTCCGCGCCGGATGGAGTTCACCGTGATCGGCGATACGGTGAACCTGTCGGCCCGGCTCGAATCGGCCACCCGGAATGTGGACGCGGCGGTGGTCTGCGACGCCCAGACCGCCAGCCTGATCACGGCCGACCCCGGGCTCGCCGCCCGTTCCCTGGGACCCCAGGCGGTGAAGAGCCTCGGGGAGGTGGAGATCTTCACCGTCGCCCTGGCGGATCAGGCTTCCAGGTAG
- the speA gene encoding biosynthetic arginine decarboxylase — MVFAEPTSPPGVPSVPTGRADAWSAADGAALYGLDRWGEPYFGVGARGQVIVQPRGDRGGSLDLVELVRELQGRDLSLPLLIRFDDILEDRLERLHGAFERAIAQYGYNGRYQGVFPVKCNQQRHVVEQLVESGRRWHFGLEAGSKAELLIALSLLDDPDALLICNGYKDRRYIETAILARRLGRQPVVVIEQADEVERIIAASSALGGAPFIGIRARLSARSTGRWGSSVGERAKFGLSIPDVLTTVERLREAGLLDDLRLLHFHIGSQINDIAVLKDALQEAGQIYAELTRLGAPMGFLDVGGGLGIDYDGSRTATAASTNYSLQNYANDVVATIRECCEPHGIRPPTLVSESGRALASHFSVLVFDVLGAGGHSETLPPPAEGEALILRNLRDTHALITAIAAEGGLEGDDTDERAVVERLQEAWNDALKFKEDALNAFRLGYLSLPERATAERLTWASCQAIARQLEGLPAGTVIPQELQALPAALAGTYYANLSVFRSAPDTWAIDQLFPVLPIHRLDERPTRLGSFADLTCDSDGKIARFIDRGQVKPLLELHSLRPGEPYWIGLFLGGAYQEVMGNLHNLFGSTNAVHIRLAAGGGYRVDHVVRGNTNAEVLEAMEHDPDLLLERLRLASEQAIGRGDLAISDARRLMAHLKASLEQTTYLEA; from the coding sequence ATGGTGTTCGCCGAACCGACCAGCCCCCCGGGCGTGCCCTCCGTCCCTACCGGGCGGGCCGACGCCTGGAGCGCCGCCGACGGGGCGGCCCTCTACGGGCTCGACCGCTGGGGTGAGCCCTACTTCGGGGTGGGCGCCCGGGGCCAGGTGATCGTGCAGCCCCGCGGTGACCGCGGCGGCTCCCTCGATCTGGTGGAGCTGGTGCGGGAGCTGCAGGGCCGCGACCTGTCCCTGCCGCTGCTGATCCGCTTCGACGACATCCTTGAGGACCGGCTCGAGCGTCTCCACGGCGCCTTCGAGCGGGCCATCGCCCAGTACGGCTACAACGGCCGCTACCAGGGGGTGTTCCCGGTGAAGTGCAACCAGCAGCGCCACGTGGTGGAGCAGCTGGTGGAGAGCGGCCGCCGCTGGCATTTCGGCCTGGAGGCGGGCAGCAAGGCCGAGCTGCTGATCGCCCTGTCCCTGCTGGACGATCCCGACGCCCTGCTGATCTGCAACGGCTACAAGGACCGGCGCTACATCGAGACGGCGATCCTGGCCCGGCGCCTGGGGCGCCAGCCGGTGGTGGTGATCGAACAGGCCGATGAGGTGGAGCGGATCATCGCCGCCAGCAGCGCCCTGGGCGGGGCCCCGTTCATCGGCATCCGCGCCAGGCTCTCGGCCCGCAGCACCGGCCGCTGGGGCAGCTCGGTGGGCGAGCGGGCCAAGTTCGGCCTCTCGATCCCCGACGTGCTCACCACGGTGGAACGCCTGCGGGAGGCGGGCCTGCTCGACGACCTGCGCCTGCTGCACTTCCACATCGGCAGCCAGATCAACGACATCGCCGTCCTCAAGGACGCCCTGCAGGAGGCGGGGCAGATCTATGCCGAGCTCACCCGTCTGGGGGCGCCGATGGGCTTCCTCGACGTGGGCGGCGGCCTGGGCATCGACTACGACGGCAGCCGCACCGCCACCGCCGCCTCCACCAACTACTCGCTGCAGAACTACGCCAACGACGTCGTCGCCACCATCCGCGAGTGCTGCGAGCCCCACGGCATCCGCCCGCCCACGCTGGTGAGCGAGAGCGGCCGCGCGCTGGCCAGCCACTTCAGCGTGCTGGTGTTCGACGTGCTCGGGGCCGGCGGCCACAGCGAAACGCTGCCGCCGCCGGCCGAGGGGGAGGCGCTGATCCTGCGCAACCTGCGCGACACCCACGCCCTGATCACGGCGATCGCCGCCGAGGGGGGCCTCGAGGGGGACGACACCGATGAGCGGGCGGTGGTGGAGCGCCTGCAGGAGGCTTGGAACGACGCCCTCAAGTTCAAGGAGGACGCCCTCAACGCCTTCCGGCTCGGCTACCTGAGCCTGCCGGAACGGGCTACGGCCGAGCGCCTCACCTGGGCCAGCTGCCAGGCGATCGCCCGCCAGCTCGAAGGTCTGCCCGCCGGCACCGTGATCCCCCAGGAGCTGCAGGCCCTGCCGGCGGCCCTCGCCGGCACCTACTACGCCAACCTCTCGGTGTTCCGCTCGGCGCCGGACACCTGGGCGATCGACCAGCTGTTCCCGGTGCTGCCGATCCACCGGCTCGACGAGCGCCCCACCCGGCTCGGCAGCTTCGCCGACCTCACCTGCGATTCCGACGGCAAGATCGCCCGCTTCATCGACCGGGGCCAGGTCAAGCCGCTGCTGGAACTCCACAGCCTGCGGCCCGGCGAGCCTTACTGGATCGGGCTGTTCCTCGGCGGCGCTTACCAGGAGGTGATGGGCAACCTGCACAACCTGTTCGGCAGCACCAACGCCGTGCACATCCGGCTGGCAGCCGGCGGCGGCTACCGGGTCGACCACGTGGTGCGGGGCAACACCAACGCCGAGGTGCTCGAGGCGATGGAGCACGACCCCGACCTGCTGCTGGAGCGCCTGCGGCTGGCCAGCGAGCAGGCGATCGGCCGGGGCGACCTGGCGATCAGCGACGCCCGACGCCTGATGGCCCACCTGAAGGCCAGCCTGGAACAGACGACCTACCTGGAAGCCTGA
- a CDS encoding FUSC family protein, protein MPGAATGRATWLAAPGAGLNLRLGLRTTLASVPPLLAAAQLHEPALIWMALGGLYVNMADTGGAYRSKATAMGLASLLGALALGGGIGLAAWPWLCVPAMAAVALGCGMLALYGNSGALIGLVTAWCFLIGINVSDPDPAKALAWSLLYLAGGGWATLLAVALWPLRPYRPVRIALAAAHRAVARYHRLACPADGGPPAAEAQLFTEKLRVRDALGSARATLADTRSGRLGASPADGAFTRLIETTDALFVTSAALGDLLAALQAPVTSPVHRRLQALNGRCVDALLQLEQALLGRGPLPALQELRQELEGIAAEIEGLEPALRDAYRQIQANQAHWITALDGAGEAIPMTALTPAQAPATSPGAGARAALAQGWATLRANLTLESSLFRHGLRFGVASAAAVAVYTLFALPIGYWITLTVSVILRPSAGESLSRTGQRVLGTVLGGILAIVLATCFPHPLTLVLLLVPLTLVMMAVLPVNYGLFVFFLTPWIVLYKDIDHPGDWNLALWRIANTLIGAALALAAIHLVLPRWERSQLPARLAASLRGNARFVQQVLDRLQKPPLAAPGPLATPAEVRLEMGNAHVSIQRFLSEKPAHRAMAVPLMAFLLHSQRLIDAAVVLGRADPRRDGRPLPTGFGALRERLPASLAALATALEQHSRPPAPPERPRPDNGGDPLARQLGRLVDPVIGLHDAVAAWNDWQGGPAAAPRLDCPPEA, encoded by the coding sequence ATGCCCGGAGCAGCAACTGGGCGCGCCACCTGGCTGGCGGCGCCGGGGGCCGGGCTCAATCTCCGGCTCGGCCTGCGCACCACCCTGGCCAGCGTGCCGCCGCTGCTGGCCGCCGCCCAGCTGCACGAACCCGCCCTGATCTGGATGGCCCTCGGGGGGCTGTACGTGAACATGGCCGACACGGGCGGGGCCTACCGCTCCAAGGCCACGGCGATGGGGCTCGCCTCCCTGCTCGGCGCCCTGGCCCTCGGCGGCGGCATCGGCCTGGCGGCCTGGCCCTGGCTGTGCGTGCCGGCGATGGCCGCCGTGGCACTGGGCTGCGGGATGCTCGCCCTCTACGGCAACAGCGGAGCCCTGATCGGGCTGGTGACGGCCTGGTGCTTCCTGATCGGCATCAACGTCAGCGATCCCGATCCGGCCAAGGCCCTGGCCTGGTCGCTCCTCTACCTGGCCGGCGGGGGCTGGGCCACCCTGCTGGCGGTCGCCCTCTGGCCGCTGCGGCCCTACCGGCCCGTGCGGATCGCCCTGGCCGCTGCCCATCGCGCCGTCGCCCGGTACCACCGTCTGGCCTGCCCCGCCGATGGCGGCCCGCCGGCCGCGGAGGCGCAACTCTTCACCGAAAAGCTCAGGGTGCGCGACGCCCTCGGCAGCGCCCGGGCCACCCTGGCGGACACCCGCAGCGGCCGGCTGGGAGCCAGCCCCGCCGACGGGGCCTTCACCCGCCTGATCGAGACCACCGACGCCCTGTTCGTGACCAGCGCGGCCCTGGGGGACCTGCTGGCGGCGCTGCAGGCGCCGGTGACGTCCCCCGTGCACCGGCGCCTGCAGGCGCTCAACGGCCGCTGCGTCGACGCCCTGCTGCAGCTGGAGCAGGCGCTGCTGGGGCGGGGCCCCCTGCCCGCCCTGCAGGAGCTCAGGCAGGAGCTGGAGGGGATCGCCGCTGAGATCGAGGGCCTCGAGCCGGCCCTGCGCGACGCCTACCGGCAGATTCAGGCGAACCAGGCCCACTGGATCACCGCCCTGGACGGGGCCGGCGAGGCCATCCCCATGACGGCGCTGACCCCGGCCCAGGCGCCGGCGACATCTCCTGGCGCCGGGGCACGTGCCGCCCTGGCCCAGGGCTGGGCGACCCTGCGGGCGAACCTGACCCTGGAATCGAGCCTGTTCCGCCACGGGCTGCGCTTCGGCGTGGCCTCGGCGGCCGCCGTGGCCGTCTACACCCTGTTCGCCCTGCCGATCGGCTACTGGATCACCCTGACGGTCTCGGTGATCCTGCGGCCCTCGGCGGGGGAGAGCCTGTCGCGGACCGGCCAGAGGGTGCTGGGCACCGTGCTGGGGGGGATCCTGGCCATCGTGCTGGCCACCTGCTTCCCCCACCCGCTGACGCTGGTGCTGCTTCTGGTGCCCCTCACCCTCGTGATGATGGCGGTGCTGCCGGTGAACTACGGCCTGTTCGTCTTCTTCCTCACCCCCTGGATCGTCCTCTACAAGGACATCGACCATCCCGGCGACTGGAACCTGGCTCTGTGGCGGATCGCCAACACCCTGATCGGTGCCGCCCTGGCCCTGGCCGCCATCCACCTGGTGCTGCCGCGCTGGGAACGGTCCCAGCTGCCGGCCCGGCTGGCGGCCAGCCTGCGCGGCAACGCCCGCTTCGTGCAGCAGGTGCTCGACCGGCTGCAGAAGCCGCCTTTGGCCGCCCCCGGGCCGCTGGCCACCCCAGCCGAGGTGCGCCTGGAGATGGGCAACGCCCATGTCTCCATCCAGCGCTTCCTGAGCGAGAAGCCCGCCCACCGGGCGATGGCGGTGCCCCTGATGGCCTTCCTGCTGCACAGCCAGCGGCTGATCGACGCCGCGGTGGTGCTGGGCCGCGCCGATCCCCGCCGCGACGGGCGGCCCCTGCCGACCGGTTTCGGGGCGCTGCGGGAGCGGCTGCCGGCATCGCTGGCGGCCCTGGCCACGGCGCTTGAGCAGCACAGCCGGCCGCCGGCCCCGCCGGAGCGGCCCCGGCCGGACAACGGCGGCGACCCCCTGGCCCGGCAGCTGGGGCGGCTCGTCGATCCGGTCATCGGACTGCACGACGCCGTCGCCGCCTGGAACGACTGGCAGGGCGGACCGGCCGCGGCCCCCCGCCTAGATTGCCCCCCTGAGGCCTGA
- the ndk gene encoding nucleoside-diphosphate kinase, translated as MATERTFLAIKPDGVQRGLVGEILGRFERKGFKLVGLKQLVPSRELAESHYGVHRERPFFAGLVAFITSGPVVAMVWEGDGVIASARKLIGATKPLEAEPGTIRGDLAMNIGRNVIHGSDAPETAEFEIGLWFQPSELCAWTPADQVWRVEP; from the coding sequence ATGGCCACCGAACGCACCTTCCTCGCCATCAAGCCCGACGGGGTGCAGCGGGGCCTGGTGGGCGAGATCCTCGGCCGCTTCGAGCGCAAAGGCTTTAAGCTGGTCGGCCTCAAACAGCTGGTGCCCAGCCGGGAACTGGCCGAAAGCCATTACGGTGTGCACCGCGAGCGCCCCTTCTTCGCCGGCCTGGTGGCGTTCATCACCAGCGGGCCTGTGGTGGCGATGGTGTGGGAAGGCGACGGCGTGATCGCCAGCGCCCGCAAGCTGATCGGCGCCACCAAGCCCCTGGAGGCCGAACCCGGCACCATCCGCGGCGACCTGGCGATGAACATCGGCCGCAACGTCATCCACGGTTCCGATGCGCCGGAGACGGCCGAGTTCGAGATCGGCCTCTGGTTCCAGCCCTCCGAGCTGTGTGCGTGGACGCCTGCCGACCAGGTGTGGCGGGTCGAGCCCTGA
- a CDS encoding FecR family protein produces MLLRRSLRPSRPLKLAAVAVLVAGLAVVLPGVTAAPRVPRVVDVPSRPAFVTPPAASERPALVGQVLGPSTVLRTENPGRLQVLLADGRSFRLGGNAQLRIEPTLLDLLRGRIIAWIDPGSKGTMPLRIRTRVGTASIQGTTVFIEATADKVLFLSWEGQVEVRAADGTSYRLTSGQRLEATPQGWKGPHRMDAAEVRKRRRSSELLNGFQAPMQTLPVIERELGLTP; encoded by the coding sequence ATGCTGCTGCGCAGGAGCCTCCGGCCTTCCAGGCCGTTGAAGCTGGCGGCCGTGGCCGTGCTCGTCGCCGGCCTGGCCGTCGTCCTGCCCGGTGTCACGGCCGCTCCCCGGGTGCCCCGGGTGGTGGATGTGCCATCCCGTCCGGCGTTCGTGACGCCACCGGCGGCATCGGAGCGGCCGGCCCTGGTGGGCCAGGTCCTCGGTCCTTCCACCGTGCTGCGCACCGAAAACCCCGGCCGGCTTCAGGTCCTGCTGGCCGATGGGCGCAGCTTCCGGCTGGGGGGGAACGCCCAACTGCGGATCGAGCCGACCCTGCTCGACCTGCTCCGCGGCCGGATCATCGCCTGGATCGATCCGGGGTCGAAGGGCACCATGCCGCTGCGGATCCGCACCCGGGTGGGCACCGCCTCGATCCAGGGCACCACGGTTTTCATCGAGGCTACCGCCGACAAGGTGCTGTTCCTGAGCTGGGAGGGGCAGGTGGAGGTGCGCGCCGCTGACGGCACCTCCTACCGGCTGACCAGTGGCCAGCGCCTGGAGGCCACGCCCCAGGGCTGGAAGGGTCCCCACCGCATGGACGCGGCGGAAGTGCGGAAGCGGCGGCGGAGCAGCGAGCTGCTAAATGGCTTCCAGGCGCCGATGCAGACCCTGCCGGTGATCGAGCGCGAACTGGGCCTCACCCCCTGA
- a CDS encoding adenylate/guanylate cyclase domain-containing protein produces the protein MPPWPGLGRRLWWLALALPLLAGLDRAPLTPLGQGPRLLDDQLLQAFFLLRGPRPAPPDPLILAIDADSLELGELLAPAERQASPLWRQMGPWPWPRALQAQLAAHVLEQGAAQVLFNIEYSQPSRYGPADDRAFATTLAPWRQRVHLAVHYDVRQEGGLEQSRLRLPIHQLGAPGLTTLLQSPRGVVEAVPGQDWIRSRLGTFPPPLPRPMAFLARPAPPPPAPMGLDYPGPAGSMPRVPAWRLLEVPVSTWRGRIVLIGVTAPGLGDLQETPVGPMAGTEIQAVALANVLQGRGLGRLPLAGDGLLLLGWGALAGLLLRRPASAGGTLQLALALAGTVLVAGWAGWALALLRLPLAALLLAPVAGGGVRAVGQGLAESRERAYLHQVLSRRVSPTLLRDILRSPGPVWNQAVGSRARCAVLFSDLVGFTPLSAVLAPAELFALLNRYFEAMAGAVLEQEGLLDKFIGDAVMAEFGVPRSRGDAQEARAAVRAALAMQERLEALNAELAAAGAPPLRHGIGLHFGEVIAGNLGSSQRLEFTVVGASVNVTSRLEGLTRLFPEHPILISGDLLALLPGELEVLPLGSHALKGWPMPLEVYALQGLRPAAAGPG, from the coding sequence ATGCCCCCCTGGCCTGGCCTGGGGCGCCGGCTCTGGTGGCTGGCCCTGGCGCTTCCCCTGCTGGCGGGTCTCGACCGGGCGCCCCTTACCCCCCTGGGCCAGGGGCCGCGGCTGCTTGACGACCAGCTGCTGCAGGCCTTCTTCCTGCTGCGGGGGCCGCGTCCCGCCCCCCCCGATCCGTTGATCCTGGCCATCGACGCCGATTCCCTGGAGCTGGGGGAACTGCTGGCCCCGGCCGAACGCCAGGCGTCGCCGCTGTGGCGCCAGATGGGCCCCTGGCCCTGGCCCCGTGCCCTGCAGGCCCAACTGGCGGCCCATGTGCTGGAGCAGGGGGCCGCCCAGGTGCTGTTCAACATCGAGTACAGCCAGCCCAGCCGCTACGGCCCCGCCGATGACCGGGCCTTCGCCACCACCCTCGCCCCCTGGCGCCAGCGGGTGCACCTGGCCGTCCATTACGACGTTCGCCAGGAGGGGGGTCTGGAGCAGAGCCGGCTGCGGCTGCCGATCCACCAGCTGGGTGCCCCCGGTCTGACCACCCTGCTCCAGTCCCCCCGGGGGGTGGTGGAGGCGGTGCCGGGGCAGGACTGGATCCGCTCCCGGCTGGGCACGTTCCCGCCCCCCCTGCCGCGGCCGATGGCCTTTCTGGCCCGTCCGGCGCCGCCGCCGCCGGCGCCGATGGGGCTCGACTATCCCGGCCCCGCCGGCAGCATGCCGCGGGTGCCGGCCTGGAGGCTGCTGGAGGTGCCGGTCTCCACCTGGCGGGGCCGCATTGTGCTGATCGGCGTCACGGCCCCGGGTCTGGGGGACCTGCAGGAGACCCCCGTGGGGCCCATGGCCGGCACGGAGATCCAGGCGGTGGCCCTGGCCAACGTGCTCCAGGGCCGGGGGCTGGGGCGGCTGCCCCTGGCGGGGGACGGGCTGCTGCTGCTGGGCTGGGGCGCCCTGGCGGGGCTGCTGCTGCGGCGCCCCGCCAGCGCCGGCGGCACCCTGCAGCTGGCGCTGGCCCTGGCGGGGACGGTGCTGGTGGCTGGCTGGGCGGGGTGGGCCCTGGCCCTGCTGCGCCTGCCGCTGGCGGCCCTGCTGCTGGCCCCCGTCGCAGGGGGCGGGGTGCGGGCCGTGGGCCAGGGGCTGGCGGAGAGCCGGGAGCGGGCCTACCTGCACCAGGTGCTGAGCCGGCGCGTCTCCCCCACCCTGCTGCGCGACATCCTGCGCAGCCCCGGGCCGGTGTGGAACCAGGCGGTGGGCAGCCGGGCGCGCTGCGCCGTGCTGTTCAGCGACCTGGTGGGGTTCACGCCCCTGAGTGCCGTGCTGGCGCCCGCCGAGCTGTTCGCCCTGCTCAACCGCTACTTCGAGGCCATGGCCGGGGCGGTGCTGGAGCAGGAGGGCCTGCTCGACAAGTTCATCGGTGACGCGGTGATGGCGGAGTTCGGGGTGCCCCGCAGCCGGGGGGATGCCCAGGAGGCCCGGGCCGCGGTGCGGGCCGCCCTGGCGATGCAGGAGCGGCTGGAGGCCCTGAACGCCGAGCTGGCCGCGGCGGGCGCCCCACCGCTGCGGCACGGGATCGGGCTCCATTTCGGCGAGGTGATCGCCGGCAACCTGGGCTCCTCCCAGCGCCTGGAGTTCACCGTCGTGGGGGCCAGCGTCAACGTGACCAGCCGCCTGGAGGGCCTCACGCGCCTGTTCCCCGAGCACCCGATCCTGATCAGCGGCGATCTGCTGGCGCTGCTGCCGGGGGAGCTGGAGGTGCTGCCGCTGGGCAGCCACGCCCTCAAGGGCTGGCCCATGCCCCTGGAGGTGTATGCGCTCCAGGGGCTGCGGCCGGCGGCGGCCGGGCCTGGCTAG